A genomic window from Flavobacterium phycosphaerae includes:
- a CDS encoding TonB-dependent receptor translates to MLNQNKLFLLVLLFLSLIVANAQEGQNAVPLKTVLEQISTRHHIKFNYIDSELVIYKIIPPKETATLAEKIAYLQSKTGCKIKQITENYYSVINNRNLDKPLCGYLTDEESGLPVDNAKIAISETSVLVYSNDKGYFELPLVSPNTIEISHLSFEKKQISPVDLYLSDCPKIKLTSIVQKLDEVVAQRYLTTGIYKKNDGSLEIKPSKFGILPGLIEPDVLQTMQQIPGISSVDETVSNINVRGGTHDQNLFLWNGIRMFQTGHFFGLISAFNPSLAQTISVTKNGSSAFFGESVSSLIDISSHTKSIDKTGSSISSNLISAEFYTKIKTSEKANFILSGRRSLTDFFASPTYKNYRNKVFQNTVVTNLNNNQTVDFKSDETFYFYDFTAQYQQKIGQKNELTADAIMIRNSLLVNQFTTNASKNSDLAQETLGGVLHWKTNWNKNNSTAIQFYGTKYGLESKNEAIESNQVLQQENSVLALGVQVKNSNKISKTITVNQGYQFDETGVTNFDEVNSPFFSRKNIDVLKSHALIAEGIFETESKKTFLKMGVRGNYFSKFKTTLIEPRLQFNQALNQNLRLEILGEQKSQTLSQVIDLQQDFLGIEKRRWTQANNNTIPIQKSQQLSLGFSYKKNNWLVTLDNFYKKITGITTSSQGFQNQFEFVKSSGDYEVLGLEFLIQKNFGRFYTWMSYSYNDNKYFFPSLTPPEFYNNFELKHCVSWAGIYEWNALKLALGCKWHTGKPITTPASTTVDAQNAIVYNSPNNDKLHDFFQINFSASKEWKLEGNMALETNISVLNILNTSNSINRFYRVNAANNTVESVNTYALDLTPNLNVKLRF, encoded by the coding sequence ATGTTAAACCAAAACAAGCTGTTTTTACTGGTATTGTTGTTTCTCTCCTTAATTGTTGCCAACGCACAAGAAGGTCAGAATGCAGTGCCATTGAAAACCGTTTTAGAGCAAATAAGCACCCGGCACCATATCAAGTTTAATTACATTGATTCGGAATTGGTCATCTACAAAATAATTCCGCCAAAAGAAACCGCAACCCTTGCCGAAAAAATAGCTTACCTCCAATCGAAAACCGGCTGTAAAATCAAACAGATTACGGAGAACTATTACTCTGTCATCAACAACCGAAACTTAGACAAACCGCTTTGTGGTTATCTAACCGATGAAGAATCCGGGCTTCCTGTTGACAATGCCAAAATTGCCATTTCAGAAACATCTGTTTTGGTTTATTCTAATGACAAAGGTTATTTCGAATTACCTCTGGTTTCTCCAAATACCATTGAAATTTCGCATTTGAGTTTTGAAAAAAAACAAATCAGCCCAGTTGATTTATATTTGTCCGATTGCCCAAAAATAAAACTGACATCTATCGTTCAAAAACTCGACGAAGTGGTAGCACAGCGGTATTTAACTACCGGTATTTACAAAAAAAATGACGGAAGTTTAGAAATAAAACCTAGCAAGTTCGGTATCCTGCCGGGGTTAATTGAACCCGATGTTTTACAAACCATGCAACAAATTCCGGGCATTTCATCGGTTGACGAAACGGTTTCCAATATTAACGTTCGCGGCGGCACGCATGATCAGAATCTCTTTCTTTGGAATGGTATTCGGATGTTCCAAACCGGTCATTTCTTTGGGTTAATTTCAGCCTTCAATCCGTCATTGGCACAAACCATTTCGGTGACTAAAAACGGAAGCTCTGCCTTTTTTGGCGAAAGTGTTTCCAGTTTGATTGACATCTCTTCGCACACCAAATCTATTGACAAAACCGGTTCAAGTATTAGCTCTAATTTGATTAGTGCCGAATTTTATACCAAAATCAAAACTTCAGAAAAAGCCAATTTTATTCTTTCAGGCAGACGCTCACTAACAGATTTCTTTGCTTCGCCTACCTATAAAAATTATCGAAATAAAGTGTTTCAAAATACGGTAGTTACCAATTTGAACAACAACCAAACGGTAGATTTTAAAAGCGATGAAACCTTTTATTTTTATGATTTCACAGCACAATACCAACAAAAAATCGGGCAAAAAAATGAGCTCACCGCTGATGCCATTATGATTCGGAATTCGCTTTTGGTAAATCAATTCACAACAAATGCCAGTAAAAACAGTGATTTGGCACAGGAAACTCTCGGCGGCGTGTTACATTGGAAAACCAATTGGAATAAAAACAATTCCACTGCAATACAATTTTATGGCACTAAATACGGTTTAGAATCCAAGAACGAAGCGATAGAAAGCAACCAGGTTTTGCAACAAGAAAATAGTGTTTTAGCGCTGGGAGTTCAAGTAAAAAATTCAAATAAAATTTCGAAAACCATAACTGTAAATCAAGGATATCAATTTGACGAAACGGGAGTGACTAATTTTGATGAAGTCAATTCTCCGTTCTTCTCTAGAAAAAATATTGACGTATTAAAAAGCCATGCCTTAATTGCAGAAGGGATTTTTGAGACCGAAAGCAAAAAAACGTTCCTCAAAATGGGCGTGCGCGGAAATTATTTCAGCAAGTTCAAAACCACTTTGATTGAGCCACGATTGCAGTTTAATCAGGCTTTGAATCAAAACCTTCGTTTGGAAATTTTGGGCGAACAAAAAAGTCAAACCCTATCTCAGGTAATCGATTTGCAGCAGGATTTTTTAGGTATTGAAAAACGCAGATGGACACAAGCAAACAATAACACTATTCCGATTCAAAAGAGTCAGCAGCTTTCGCTTGGCTTTAGTTATAAAAAGAACAATTGGTTGGTAACCTTAGATAACTTCTATAAAAAAATTACCGGCATTACGACAAGCAGTCAGGGTTTCCAAAACCAATTTGAGTTTGTCAAATCAAGTGGTGATTATGAAGTATTGGGCTTGGAGTTTTTGATTCAAAAGAATTTTGGCCGTTTTTACACTTGGATGAGTTACAGTTATAACGATAATAAATATTTCTTCCCATCACTTACGCCACCAGAATTTTATAATAATTTCGAATTGAAACATTGTGTTTCCTGGGCCGGAATTTATGAATGGAATGCCTTGAAATTGGCTTTGGGTTGCAAATGGCACACCGGAAAACCTATTACTACACCAGCGTCGACCACGGTAGATGCACAGAATGCCATCGTTTACAATTCGCCTAACAATGATAAACTGCATGACTTTTTTCAAATAAATTTTTCTGCTTCGAAAGAATGGAAATTGGAAGGCAATATGGCATTGGAAACCAATATTTCCGTTTTAAATATTTTGAATACCTCAAACAGCATCAACCGGTTTTATCGAGTAAATGCTGCCAACAATACTGTAGAAAGTGTCAATACTTATGCACTTGATTTGACCCCAAACCTTAATGTAAAGTTGCGGTTTTAG
- a CDS encoding FecR family protein, which produces MNTMEENYELAKWLAGEMSEAELRAFQSTPEYTTYAKIADYSSQLKAPDFDSDLLYQNTMANAKKAPKVIPFYQSKWLKIAAIFVVFLSLTLFLRTTVTSTEVAENGKQTRFSLPDESRIVLNSGSEIQYKKWDWDNNRKLHLEGEAYFKVAHGKKFEVNTPLGTVTVLGTQFNVKARENRFDVTCYEGRVKIVHNHQEVIITKGTSVTFDADTFEKQSIENTKPEWTNSQIVFKKESLKHILDELQRQYNCEIVLNAKENLQLFSGTLPANDIKTALKIVSSTYHLKISKFETAKVILEDF; this is translated from the coding sequence ATGAATACAATGGAAGAAAATTACGAATTAGCCAAATGGTTGGCAGGAGAAATGAGCGAAGCGGAATTACGCGCGTTTCAAAGTACTCCTGAATATACCACTTATGCCAAAATTGCCGACTATTCAAGTCAATTGAAAGCCCCGGATTTTGACAGCGATTTGTTGTATCAAAATACTATGGCTAATGCCAAAAAAGCACCAAAAGTAATTCCGTTCTATCAATCCAAATGGTTAAAAATTGCGGCGATTTTTGTCGTGTTTTTGAGCTTAACTTTATTTTTAAGAACCACTGTAACTTCAACCGAAGTGGCCGAAAACGGAAAGCAAACCCGTTTTTCACTGCCTGATGAATCTCGGATTGTATTAAACAGCGGTTCCGAAATACAATACAAAAAATGGGATTGGGACAACAACCGAAAATTACATTTAGAGGGTGAAGCTTATTTCAAAGTTGCCCATGGTAAAAAATTTGAAGTCAATACTCCACTGGGAACCGTAACCGTTCTCGGAACCCAATTTAATGTTAAAGCCCGCGAAAATCGTTTTGACGTAACTTGTTATGAAGGGCGTGTGAAAATAGTTCACAACCATCAAGAAGTAATTATTACTAAAGGAACTTCAGTAACATTTGATGCCGATACTTTTGAAAAACAATCAATTGAAAATACAAAACCGGAGTGGACGAACAGCCAAATTGTTTTCAAAAAAGAAAGTTTAAAGCACATTTTAGACGAATTACAAAGACAATATAACTGTGAAATCGTATTAAATGCTAAAGAAAATCTACAGTTATTCTCAGGAACTTTGCCTGCTAACGATATAAAAACGGCATTAAAGATAGTTTCCTCCACATATCATTTAAAAATTTCTAAATTTGAAACTGCAAAAGTCATTTTAGAAGATTTTTAA
- a CDS encoding RNA polymerase sigma factor has translation MENTDSNGICEELIFSRFFNANVKSLRNYLYYKFGNEEKANDVTQESFIKLWENCKNVPLEKAKSYIYTIANNASLNEIAHQKVVLRYAQSHTQNDRTNLNPEFLIEEEQFKQKLEKAIAGLTEAQRTAFLLHRIEGKKYHEIADILAISVKAVEKRIHGALVTLRTEIEQFK, from the coding sequence ATGGAGAACACCGATTCTAACGGTATTTGTGAAGAATTAATTTTTTCCCGTTTTTTCAATGCCAATGTTAAGTCATTGCGGAATTATCTATATTATAAATTCGGTAACGAAGAAAAGGCCAATGACGTCACGCAGGAATCTTTCATAAAACTTTGGGAAAACTGCAAGAATGTTCCGCTTGAAAAAGCCAAATCTTATATCTATACTATCGCCAATAACGCGTCGTTAAATGAAATTGCGCATCAAAAAGTGGTCTTGAGATATGCTCAAAGCCATACTCAAAATGACCGAACCAATTTAAATCCGGAATTTTTAATTGAAGAAGAACAATTCAAACAAAAACTGGAAAAAGCCATAGCCGGATTAACAGAAGCCCAAAGGACCGCTTTTTTGTTACACCGTATTGAAGGCAAAAAATACCATGAAATAGCCGATATTTTAGCCATAAGTGTTAAGGCAGTCGAAAAAAGAATTCACGGAGCGCTAGTTACATTACGAACCGAAATTGAGCAGTTCAAGTAG
- the ffh gene encoding signal recognition particle protein, giving the protein MFNNLSDKLDKAFHILKGHGKITEVNVAETLKEVRRALLDADVNFKIAKDFTTRVKDKAIGENVLTTLQPGQLMVKLVKDELTELMGGEATGINLAGSPSIILMSGLQGSGKTTFSGKLANYLKTKKNKKPLLVACDIYRPAAINQLHVVGDQIGVEVYSEPENKNAVQIALNAIQHAKSNGYNVVIVDTAGRLAIDEEMMNEIANVHAAIKPQETLFVVDSMTGQDAVNTAKAFNDRLNFDGVILTKLDGDTRGGAAISIKSVVDKPIKFIGTGEKMEAIDVFYPSRMADRILGMGDVVSLVERAQEQYDEEEARKIQKKIAKNEFGFDDFLAQIQQVKKMGNMKDLVGMIPGAGKALKDVEIEDDAFKHIEAIIHSMTPKERTKPAIIDAKRKTRIAKGSGTKIEQVNQLLKQFDQMSKMMKMMQGGGGKNLMRMMSGMKGMK; this is encoded by the coding sequence ATGTTCAATAATTTAAGTGATAAACTAGATAAAGCATTCCACATCCTTAAAGGACATGGGAAAATTACCGAAGTTAACGTAGCCGAAACGTTGAAAGAAGTGCGTCGTGCCCTACTTGACGCCGATGTTAACTTTAAAATTGCCAAAGACTTTACCACTAGAGTTAAAGACAAAGCCATAGGTGAAAATGTATTAACCACATTACAGCCGGGACAATTAATGGTTAAACTCGTGAAAGATGAATTAACCGAGTTGATGGGTGGAGAAGCAACCGGAATTAATTTAGCGGGTTCGCCATCAATCATTTTAATGTCAGGTTTGCAAGGTTCGGGTAAAACTACCTTCTCCGGAAAGTTAGCCAACTACCTGAAAACCAAAAAGAACAAAAAACCACTTTTGGTAGCCTGTGATATTTACCGTCCGGCAGCGATTAATCAGTTGCATGTAGTGGGTGACCAAATTGGAGTAGAGGTTTATTCAGAACCGGAAAATAAAAACGCCGTTCAAATTGCTTTAAATGCTATTCAACACGCCAAATCCAATGGCTACAATGTAGTTATTGTCGATACGGCCGGTCGTTTAGCGATTGACGAAGAAATGATGAACGAAATTGCCAATGTGCATGCGGCCATCAAACCACAGGAAACGTTGTTTGTGGTTGACTCTATGACAGGGCAGGATGCGGTTAATACAGCAAAAGCATTCAACGACCGATTGAACTTTGACGGAGTGATTTTAACCAAATTAGATGGTGATACTCGTGGTGGTGCTGCCATTTCGATTAAATCAGTTGTCGATAAGCCAATCAAATTCATCGGAACCGGTGAAAAAATGGAAGCTATTGATGTATTCTATCCTTCACGTATGGCGGACAGAATCTTGGGTATGGGTGACGTGGTTTCCTTAGTAGAAAGAGCCCAAGAACAATACGACGAAGAAGAAGCCCGAAAAATTCAAAAGAAAATTGCCAAAAATGAATTTGGTTTTGATGATTTCTTAGCGCAAATCCAGCAAGTGAAAAAAATGGGGAACATGAAAGACTTAGTCGGTATGATTCCCGGTGCAGGAAAAGCATTAAAAGATGTAGAAATTGAAGACGATGCCTTTAAGCATATTGAAGCCATCATCCACTCGATGACCCCAAAAGAAAGAACCAAGCCGGCTATCATTGATGCCAAAAGAAAAACCAGAATTGCCAAAGGTTCAGGAACCAAAATTGAACAGGTAAACCAATTGCTGAAACAGTTTGACCAAATGAGCAAAATGATGAAAATGATGCAAGGCGGTGGCGGTAAGAACCTGATGCGCATGATGAGCGGCATGAAAGGCATGAAATAA
- a CDS encoding YgaP family membrane protein, with the protein MRKNMGSSDRVIRVLVAAVIAFLYYNNTINGIVGIILLVFACVFVLTSFMSFCPLYVPFRINTCNVKKGIK; encoded by the coding sequence ATGAGAAAAAACATGGGTTCATCTGATAGAGTAATCCGAGTGCTGGTGGCAGCGGTGATTGCTTTCTTATACTACAACAATACAATTAACGGGATAGTAGGCATTATCCTGCTGGTTTTTGCCTGCGTGTTTGTACTAACCAGCTTTATGAGTTTTTGTCCACTCTACGTCCCCTTTCGCATCAATACCTGTAACGTCAAAAAAGGAATAAAATAG
- a CDS encoding hydrolase translates to MKLISYLWVAGMAIMAVSCSSDTEKENSTASRITTTTTTLAVTPKKFLFDATKAETAGNADWVLDADTSPQRFPTPAQSNITATTTENFWKGGLSAWGVALVKLGHTVETLPSGTAITYGGTGAQDLKNYNVFVIDEPNIRFTAAEKVAILNFVKNGGGLFMISDHTVSDRNNDGWDSPAIWNDLMSNNTVQTNPFGIAITLNNFSETTTNRLATTTNPILNGSQGTVSNLKFSAGASMTINTTANATAQGLIWRGTSAQGTSNIMCASATYGTGRVFVIGDSSPADDGTGATGDTLYPGWTELVSHSRLHMNASLWLAKL, encoded by the coding sequence ATGAAATTAATTAGTTACTTATGGGTTGCCGGTATGGCAATTATGGCTGTTTCGTGCAGCTCTGATACTGAAAAAGAAAACAGTACCGCTTCAAGAATAACCACAACTACTACGACACTCGCTGTCACTCCGAAGAAATTTTTATTTGATGCTACTAAAGCTGAAACCGCCGGGAACGCGGATTGGGTTTTAGATGCTGATACCTCACCGCAACGTTTTCCGACTCCGGCACAATCAAACATAACAGCTACTACAACCGAAAATTTCTGGAAAGGTGGTTTATCGGCTTGGGGTGTAGCCTTGGTTAAATTAGGTCACACCGTTGAAACTTTGCCTTCGGGAACAGCCATTACCTATGGTGGAACGGGTGCTCAAGATTTGAAAAATTATAACGTTTTTGTAATTGATGAACCTAATATCCGATTTACAGCAGCTGAAAAAGTTGCCATTCTTAATTTCGTAAAAAATGGCGGTGGCTTGTTCATGATTTCTGATCATACGGTTTCTGACCGAAATAATGACGGATGGGATTCGCCGGCGATTTGGAATGACTTGATGTCAAACAATACGGTACAAACTAATCCTTTTGGTATTGCTATTACCTTAAACAATTTCTCAGAAACTACTACTAATAGATTAGCCACTACCACCAACCCTATTTTGAATGGTTCACAAGGAACGGTATCTAATTTGAAATTTTCAGCAGGAGCTTCTATGACTATCAATACCACAGCAAATGCAACGGCGCAAGGTTTAATTTGGCGCGGCACTTCGGCACAAGGTACTTCTAATATCATGTGTGCTTCGGCTACTTATGGCACTGGTAGAGTATTTGTAATTGGAGACAGCTCACCAGCCGATGACGGAACAGGCGCTACAGGTGATACCCTTTATCCGGGTTGGACTGAGTTGGTTTCACACTCTCGCTTGCACATGAACGCCTCACTATGGTTGGCTAAGTTATAA
- a CDS encoding DUF1456 family protein encodes MNNNDIFKKLRVALQLRDDQIVEIMQLVDFRISTAEIGAFFRNADHPKYMDCGDQVLRNFLNGLVIHLRGTKENPKNAMDVIKQNQAEVKKNIADKPKATAKTAPTNDFKKKPASKPKSKKPEPKIQVVEKVKFKNGKK; translated from the coding sequence ATGAATAACAACGATATCTTTAAGAAACTACGGGTAGCCTTGCAACTGCGTGATGACCAAATTGTGGAAATTATGCAATTGGTGGATTTCCGAATTTCTACCGCCGAAATTGGCGCTTTTTTCAGAAATGCCGACCATCCGAAGTACATGGATTGTGGTGACCAAGTGTTGCGTAATTTCTTAAACGGATTGGTGATTCACTTGCGAGGCACCAAAGAAAATCCAAAGAACGCCATGGACGTCATCAAACAAAATCAGGCTGAAGTTAAGAAAAACATAGCCGACAAGCCTAAAGCTACTGCCAAAACGGCTCCGACAAACGACTTTAAAAAGAAGCCCGCTTCTAAACCAAAAAGCAAAAAACCGGAACCTAAAATTCAAGTAGTTGAAAAAGTTAAATTCAAAAACGGAAAAAAATAA
- a CDS encoding alpha/beta hydrolase codes for MKKILLLSCFLFFNKAITQESTASKQVTTFTLEAPQLKSSKKIWVYLPKAYTLSTKRYPVIYMHDGQNLFDSKTAAFGEWNIDETLDSLNAQVIVIGIEHGGDKRIAELTPYPHPKYGGGKADDYLDFIVKTLKPKVDAAYRTKAGAKNTCIMGSSLGGLVSFYAALKYPEVFGKVGCFSPSFWFSRNDMNKLMSQTETFKTKVYFLCGDNEGDADVIPDMEAVEHWVNTKRCECKKLNKKVIVKGGQHNEKLWRERFKKAYLWLF; via the coding sequence TTGAAAAAAATACTGCTTCTCAGCTGTTTCCTGTTTTTCAACAAAGCCATTACCCAAGAAAGTACGGCCAGTAAACAAGTGACTACTTTTACCCTTGAAGCACCTCAATTAAAAAGCAGCAAGAAAATTTGGGTGTATTTACCCAAAGCCTATACCCTTTCCACCAAAAGATACCCGGTGATTTACATGCACGACGGACAAAACCTGTTTGATAGCAAAACGGCCGCTTTTGGCGAATGGAATATAGACGAAACGTTGGACAGTCTAAACGCTCAAGTCATTGTCATAGGCATTGAACATGGAGGCGATAAACGCATAGCTGAATTAACACCCTATCCCCATCCAAAATACGGTGGCGGCAAAGCGGACGACTATTTAGACTTTATCGTCAAAACGTTAAAACCCAAAGTTGATGCTGCCTACCGAACAAAAGCCGGGGCCAAAAATACCTGCATCATGGGGAGCTCATTAGGCGGATTGGTTTCGTTTTATGCCGCATTGAAATACCCCGAGGTCTTCGGCAAAGTGGGTTGCTTCTCGCCTTCTTTTTGGTTTAGCCGAAATGACATGAACAAGTTAATGTCCCAAACCGAAACTTTCAAAACCAAAGTCTATTTTTTGTGTGGCGATAATGAAGGTGATGCCGATGTGATTCCGGATATGGAAGCCGTAGAGCATTGGGTCAATACCAAACGCTGTGAATGTAAAAAACTAAACAAAAAAGTAATTGTCAAAGGAGGACAGCACAACGAAAAATTGTGGCGGGAGCGTTTTAAAAAGGCGTACCTTTGGCTGTTTTGA
- a CDS encoding tellurite resistance TerB family protein, whose protein sequence is MEKYEEKLALLAEMISFSVIDGRLHEREYLFLTMIAQELQVTNEDFKALFHHEEYPVIIKSEFERIQQFYRLALLMHCDGVLHEREQNKIHEIGINMGLNPHAIKRVLKAMETSPTR, encoded by the coding sequence ATGGAAAAATACGAAGAAAAATTAGCGCTATTGGCTGAAATGATTTCTTTTTCTGTAATTGACGGAAGATTGCACGAGAGAGAATATTTGTTTCTGACGATGATTGCCCAAGAACTTCAGGTAACAAACGAAGATTTCAAAGCTTTGTTTCATCATGAAGAATATCCGGTCATTATCAAATCTGAGTTTGAACGCATTCAACAGTTTTATCGTTTAGCTTTATTAATGCACTGTGACGGTGTGTTGCACGAAAGAGAGCAAAACAAAATCCATGAAATAGGAATCAATATGGGCCTGAACCCACACGCCATCAAACGGGTACTCAAAGCGATGGAAACTTCCCCAACAAGATGA
- a CDS encoding Hsp20/alpha crystallin family protein: MNLVKKNYSTFPSIIDEFLKPDWFGGLQNFQATVPAVNIKETDTNYTLELAAPGKSKDDFVIEVDHNVLTVASETKTENEQKEAAGRYTRREFSYTSFRRAFTLPETVNTEDINANYENGVLHITLPKKQEALPKPKRLIDIM; encoded by the coding sequence ATGAACTTAGTTAAAAAAAATTACAGCACTTTTCCATCTATTATTGATGAATTTTTAAAACCTGACTGGTTTGGCGGACTTCAAAATTTTCAGGCTACTGTCCCGGCGGTTAATATTAAAGAAACCGATACAAATTACACTTTAGAGTTGGCCGCCCCTGGAAAAAGTAAAGATGATTTTGTGATTGAAGTTGACCACAACGTATTGACCGTAGCCTCAGAAACCAAAACGGAAAACGAACAAAAAGAAGCTGCCGGAAGATACACCAGAAGAGAGTTTAGCTATACTTCTTTCCGTAGAGCTTTTACATTACCGGAGACAGTTAATACAGAAGACATCAATGCCAATTATGAAAACGGAGTATTACATATTACCTTGCCGAAAAAACAAGAAGCCTTGCCAAAGCCAAAACGATTGATAGATATAATGTAA
- the uvrB gene encoding excinuclease ABC subunit UvrB — translation MKFQVVSEYQPTGDQPQAIDKLVAGINNGEKYQTLLGVTGSGKTFTMANVIQEVEKPTLVLAHNKTLAAQLYSEFKQFFPNNSVQYFVSYYDYYQPEAYIPVTGVFIEKDLSINDELEKLRLSTTSALLSGRRDVLVVASVSCLYGIGNPVEFQKNVIAIEKNQQISRTKLLHRLVQSLYSRTEAEFTPGTFRIKGDTVEIFPSYADEPFRVHFFGDEIEEIEAFDAKSSKVIERYEKLNIYPANMFVTSPDVLQAAIWDIQQDLVKQVDYFKEVGKHLEAKRLEERTNFDLEMIRELGYCSGIENYSRYLDRRLPGTRPFCLLDYFPDDYLMVVDESHVTISQVHAMYGGDRSRKENLVEYGFRLPAAMDNRPLKFEEFESMQNQVVYVSATPADYELQKSEGIYVEQVIRPTGLLDPIIEVRPSLNQIDDLIEEIQVRCEADERVLVTTLTKRMAEELTKYLTKVSIRCRYIHSDVDTLERVEIMQDLRKGLFDVLIGVNLLREGLDLPEVSLVAILDADKEGFLRSHRSLTQTVGRAARNVNGKAIMYADKITASMQKTIDETNYRREKQMAYNTKHGLEPKALNKSLGNALSGNSVSTQYFEDKIAKAAEPESLYLSKPEIEKKIRDIRKAMEKAAKDLDFMQAAKFRDEIQALQTKLAAT, via the coding sequence ATGAAATTCCAAGTCGTATCCGAATACCAACCTACCGGCGACCAGCCACAAGCCATTGACAAATTAGTCGCGGGCATCAATAATGGCGAAAAATACCAAACGTTGCTCGGTGTAACGGGTTCGGGAAAGACTTTTACGATGGCCAATGTCATTCAGGAAGTTGAAAAACCGACTTTGGTTTTGGCCCACAACAAAACTTTGGCCGCTCAGCTATACTCAGAGTTCAAGCAATTTTTTCCTAACAACTCGGTGCAGTATTTTGTATCGTATTACGACTATTATCAACCCGAAGCTTATATTCCGGTTACCGGTGTTTTTATAGAAAAGGATTTATCCATTAATGATGAATTGGAAAAACTGAGACTAAGCACTACTTCGGCCCTATTATCTGGACGTCGTGATGTGTTGGTGGTGGCTTCCGTTTCTTGTTTGTATGGCATCGGGAATCCGGTGGAATTTCAAAAGAATGTAATTGCCATCGAAAAAAATCAACAAATTTCGCGTACCAAATTATTACACCGTTTGGTACAAAGTTTATACTCAAGAACCGAAGCTGAATTTACCCCCGGAACGTTCCGAATCAAAGGCGATACCGTGGAAATCTTTCCGAGTTATGCCGACGAACCGTTCCGTGTGCATTTTTTTGGCGATGAAATTGAAGAAATTGAAGCCTTTGACGCCAAATCTTCAAAGGTTATAGAGCGCTACGAAAAACTAAACATTTATCCCGCCAATATGTTTGTAACCTCACCTGATGTGTTGCAAGCAGCTATTTGGGACATCCAGCAAGACTTAGTTAAACAAGTGGATTATTTCAAAGAAGTGGGCAAACACCTTGAGGCCAAACGCTTGGAAGAGCGCACCAATTTCGACTTGGAAATGATACGCGAATTGGGTTACTGCTCCGGAATTGAAAACTACTCTCGCTACTTAGACCGCAGACTTCCGGGAACACGACCGTTCTGTTTGTTGGATTATTTTCCTGATGATTACTTGATGGTGGTAGATGAAAGTCACGTAACGATTTCACAAGTGCATGCCATGTATGGCGGGGACAGAAGTCGAAAAGAAAACTTAGTGGAATACGGATTCCGATTACCGGCTGCTATGGACAACCGTCCGTTAAAGTTTGAGGAATTTGAAAGCATGCAAAATCAAGTGGTCTATGTTTCGGCTACTCCGGCAGATTATGAATTACAGAAGTCGGAAGGGATTTATGTGGAGCAAGTCATTCGCCCGACGGGGTTATTAGACCCTATTATAGAAGTGCGTCCCAGCTTGAACCAAATTGATGATTTGATAGAAGAAATTCAGGTGCGATGTGAAGCGGACGAACGTGTTTTGGTCACCACTTTAACCAAAAGAATGGCCGAAGAATTGACTAAATATTTGACTAAAGTTTCCATTCGTTGCCGTTACATTCATTCGGATGTGGACACTTTAGAGCGCGTAGAAATCATGCAAGATTTGCGTAAAGGGCTGTTTGACGTTTTGATTGGTGTTAACTTATTGCGGGAAGGATTGGATTTGCCTGAGGTTTCTTTAGTAGCCATTTTAGATGCTGACAAAGAAGGTTTCCTAAGAAGCCATCGTTCCTTAACCCAAACCGTTGGTAGAGCCGCCAGAAATGTAAACGGAAAAGCGATTATGTATGCGGATAAAATAACTGCTTCGATGCAGAAAACGATAGACGAAACCAACTACCGTCGCGAGAAGCAAATGGCTTACAATACCAAACATGGTTTAGAACCAAAAGCGTTGAATAAAAGTTTAGGCAATGCGTTGAGCGGCAATTCGGTTTCAACCCAATATTTTGAAGATAAAATAGCCAAAGCCGCCGAGCCGGAAAGCCTCTATTTATCAAAACCTGAGATAGAAAAGAAAATCCGGGACATTCGCAAAGCCATGGAAAAAGCCGCTAAAGATTTAGACTTTATGCAAGCCGCAAAATTTAGGGATGAGATTCAGGCGCTGCAAACTAAATTGGCTGCCACCTAA